The genomic stretch CCATTTTTTGAAGAATACCGGTAAATGGCATCCGCGGCAGCAGTATCCCATTCCATGGTTGGGCCAAAACGGGGGTATAAGTCTGCTTTTCCTTCTGCAACCAAACAAAACTTGATGGAGCTTCCTGACGGCACCTCTTCTATAACCTCTATTCCGATATCGGAAAGCTTTTTAGCTGTTTGATCATCACCGTGAGAGCGACTCACCACAATTCTTGCTTCTCCCGGTTTTTCAAACGAATCGCTTTCCAGCTTTTCGGCTTCTTTGTCTGCCTCTTTCTTAAATGCCCCTATGCTTTGTTCAGCGTAGTACATGACATCTTTGGCTGGAACATATACAACCCCAAGAATGGGCTTCTCATCTTCAATAAGAGCTATATTAACCGTAAATTCTCCATTCTTCTTGATGAACTCTTTGGTGCCATCAAGTGGGTCTACAAGCCAAAATTTGTCCCATTCTTTTCTTTCTTCAAAATCAGGAATTCCAGACTCTTCGGATATTATTGGCGTTCCGGGGTCAATCTCTTTAAGAGCATCAACAATGATATGATGTGCAGCCAGATCCGCCTTGGTAAGTGGGGAGTCATCGTCTTTTGTAATGACTTCTACATCCGTCTGGTAAAATTCTAATATTTTTTTTCCTGCCTCTTCTGCCGTCTTAATGACTCGATTTAGCATCAAACTAATTTATTTTTAAAAATTCCATATGTGAGGAATCAAAGATACGGCTACTGTAGCTACGATCAAATTTAAAGGGAGGCCTATTCTGGCAAAATCCGTGAATTTATATCCGCCTGGTCCATATACCATAAGATTTGTCTGATAACCAATCGGTGTAGAGAAACTGGAAGATGCAGCAATAATCATAACCATGGCAAAAGGCATAAAATCAACGCCCATCGACTGTGCAAGTGATAAAGCTATTGGAAATATCAGAACCGCAGCTGCATTATTAGTTATCATTTCGGTAAGTAACCACGTAGCGAGGTAAGTAGCTAACAGGGCTAATGTGGGGTCATTAGCAGCAAGCGACAAAAGATTTGCAGCTAAATGTTCTGCCACACCGGTGTACTGAAGCGCACTTCCCAAACCTAATGCAGAAGCAATAGCAATAAGAACACGCCAATCGACACTTTCAAGAGCGGTTGTATATCTGAAGCATTTTGTAACGAGCAGTAAGCCCCCCGCAAAAATAGCAGCCTGAAGCATGCTTAGTACGCCAGTAGCTGCCAGCACTACCATTCCTAATAAAGAAAGTGCTGCAACCCAGGCCTTTTCATAGGTAACCGGTGAAGAATCTTCTATGGAACTAACCAGGTAAAAGTCGTTGGAGTTTCGGTATTTCTGTACAAAATTAGGATGTGCTTCCAATAA from Gracilimonas sp. encodes the following:
- the cysQ gene encoding 3'(2'),5'-bisphosphate nucleotidase CysQ yields the protein MLNRVIKTAEEAGKKILEFYQTDVEVITKDDDSPLTKADLAAHHIIVDALKEIDPGTPIISEESGIPDFEERKEWDKFWLVDPLDGTKEFIKKNGEFTVNIALIEDEKPILGVVYVPAKDVMYYAEQSIGAFKKEADKEAEKLESDSFEKPGEARIVVSRSHGDDQTAKKLSDIGIEVIEEVPSGSSIKFCLVAEGKADLYPRFGPTMEWDTAAADAIYRYSSKNGEKYSPLVYNKESLKNPYFLLGLNEHVDVESL